In one Alphaproteobacteria bacterium genomic region, the following are encoded:
- a CDS encoding Do family serine endopeptidase translates to MMIRSLSAFGLTLLSVFALAGPAAAQQVPQSREQITLSYAPLVEQVAPAVVNIYATKVVEAARFRSPLFNDPFFQRFFGDNFGGTRRRSENSLGSGVIASQDGLVVTNHHVIADADDIQVILRDRREFQAELILSDERTDLAVLKLKNPQGNLPVVTLGDSDSVSVGDLVLAIGNPFGVGQTVTSGIVSGLARTSVDISDYQSFIQTDAAINPGNSGGALVAMDGKLIGINTAIFSGSGGSHGIGFAIPSNMVAAVLRSAASGETLVRPWLGFSGRAVDWDIAAALGMERPHGVIVEQIRAGGPAAAADLRAGDIVTEVDGKPVEDIKNLRFRAATKGVGETVQLTVIRDGKTLNRSFALIAPPEDPPRDPITIRRNAPFAGAVFINLSPAVTEELGLQRDRDGVMAVEIANGSPAARLGLKPGDILRSVNGFEIETTKDLARVMNDPPSVWRLVIDRNGDRKTVEVR, encoded by the coding sequence ATGATGATACGCTCCCTTTCCGCCTTTGGGCTCACCCTTCTTTCTGTCTTCGCCCTGGCCGGTCCGGCGGCCGCCCAGCAGGTGCCGCAGAGCCGTGAACAGATCACGCTCAGCTATGCGCCCCTGGTGGAGCAGGTCGCGCCGGCGGTGGTGAACATCTATGCGACCAAGGTGGTGGAAGCGGCGCGGTTCCGTAGTCCGTTGTTCAACGACCCGTTCTTTCAGCGCTTTTTCGGTGACAATTTCGGCGGCACGCGACGCCGGTCGGAAAATTCGCTCGGCTCCGGGGTGATCGCCTCGCAGGATGGGCTGGTGGTCACCAATCATCACGTCATTGCCGATGCGGACGACATTCAGGTCATCCTGCGCGATCGCCGAGAGTTCCAGGCCGAACTGATCCTGTCGGACGAGCGTACGGACCTGGCGGTTCTGAAGCTGAAGAACCCGCAGGGGAACCTGCCCGTCGTCACGCTGGGCGATTCGGATTCCGTTTCCGTCGGCGATCTGGTGCTTGCCATCGGCAACCCGTTCGGCGTGGGGCAGACGGTCACCAGCGGTATCGTGTCGGGACTTGCCCGGACATCCGTGGACATTTCGGACTATCAGTCCTTCATTCAGACCGATGCGGCGATCAACCCCGGCAATTCGGGTGGTGCCCTGGTCGCGATGGACGGCAAGCTGATCGGAATCAATACCGCGATCTTCTCCGGCAGCGGCGGATCGCATGGCATCGGCTTCGCAATTCCGTCCAACATGGTGGCGGCCGTGCTGCGCAGCGCCGCATCGGGCGAAACGCTGGTCCGCCCCTGGCTGGGCTTCTCCGGCCGCGCCGTTGACTGGGATATTGCCGCAGCCCTTGGCATGGAGCGTCCCCACGGTGTCATCGTCGAACAGATCCGCGCGGGCGGGCCGGCGGCGGCAGCTGATCTGCGCGCCGGAGACATCGTGACCGAAGTCGACGGCAAGCCGGTTGAGGACATCAAGAATCTGCGGTTCCGCGCGGCAACCAAAGGCGTCGGAGAGACCGTCCAACTGACCGTGATCCGCGATGGCAAGACGTTGAACCGGAGTTTTGCCCTGATCGCCCCCCCGGAAGACCCGCCGCGGGATCCGATCACGATCAGACGCAATGCGCCCTTTGCCGGCGCGGTGTTTATCAACCTTTCTCCTGCGGTCACAGAGGAACTTGGCCTGCAACGCGACCGCGACGGCGTGATGGCGGTTGAGATCGCGAATGGATCCCCGGCAGCAAGGCTCGGCCTGAAGCCCGGCGATATCCTGCGTTCGGTCAACGGGTTCGAGATCGAAACCACCAAGGATCTCGCACGGGTGATGAACGATCCGCCTAGTGTCTGGCGTTTGGTCATCGACCGGAACGGCGATCGAAAAACGGTTGAGGTCCGCTAG
- a CDS encoding replication-associated recombination protein A has product MAPAASGPVPGLFEAEAPRPLADRLRPKSLEQVVGQDHLIGPEGSLRRMLDNGRLTSLILWGGPGCGKTTLARLLAEQSGLTFEPLSAVFSGVADLRKVFERAASRRQAGEGTLLFVDEIHRFNRAQQDGFLPVVEDGTVVLIGATTENPSFELNAALLSRCQVFVLNRLDEVALARMLERAEEAEGRALPLDEDARVAVIAMADGDGRYLLNMAEALFALGTTEKMNPAGLAAAVQRRLPVYDKHQDSHFNLISALHKSLRGSDCDAALYWFGRMLEGGEDPLYVARRLVRFAYEDIGLADPQAAHQALMAWDTYERLGSPEGELALAQAVIYLATAPKSNAAYGAYKSARRAAKETGSLMPPKHILNAPTRMMKDQGYGKNYAYDHDAPDGFSGQNYFPDTMSRAKLYQPVERGFEREIKKRLDYWDGLRRKRRQAEIED; this is encoded by the coding sequence ATGGCGCCCGCTGCCTCCGGCCCCGTTCCGGGACTCTTTGAAGCCGAGGCGCCGAGACCGCTTGCCGACCGGCTGCGACCGAAATCGCTGGAGCAGGTCGTCGGGCAGGATCATCTGATCGGACCGGAGGGCTCGCTGCGTCGGATGCTCGACAACGGGCGCCTGACATCCCTGATTCTGTGGGGCGGACCGGGCTGCGGTAAGACCACCCTCGCGCGGCTTCTGGCGGAACAGAGTGGCCTGACCTTCGAGCCGCTATCGGCGGTGTTCTCCGGGGTTGCAGATCTGCGCAAGGTCTTCGAGCGCGCCGCGTCCCGCCGGCAGGCAGGCGAGGGCACGCTGTTGTTCGTGGACGAGATTCACAGGTTCAACCGGGCCCAGCAGGACGGTTTCCTGCCAGTGGTCGAGGATGGGACGGTCGTGCTGATCGGGGCGACGACGGAGAATCCCAGTTTCGAGCTGAACGCGGCCCTGCTCTCACGCTGTCAGGTCTTCGTTCTGAACCGGCTCGACGAGGTCGCGCTGGCCCGGATGCTTGAGCGGGCGGAGGAAGCCGAAGGGCGCGCCCTGCCGCTTGACGAGGATGCGCGGGTTGCGGTGATCGCCATGGCGGATGGGGACGGCCGTTATCTGCTGAACATGGCGGAGGCGTTGTTCGCGCTCGGCACGACGGAAAAGATGAACCCGGCCGGACTGGCCGCGGCGGTTCAGCGGCGGCTGCCGGTCTATGACAAGCATCAGGACAGTCACTTCAACCTGATCAGCGCGCTGCACAAATCCCTGCGAGGTTCTGATTGTGATGCGGCGCTCTACTGGTTCGGCCGCATGCTGGAAGGCGGGGAAGACCCGCTCTATGTCGCGCGGCGCCTCGTCCGGTTCGCCTATGAGGATATTGGTCTGGCCGACCCCCAGGCGGCCCATCAGGCGCTGATGGCGTGGGACACCTATGAGCGGCTGGGCAGCCCGGAAGGAGAGCTGGCCCTGGCGCAGGCCGTCATCTATCTGGCGACGGCCCCGAAATCCAATGCCGCCTACGGCGCCTACAAGTCGGCGCGCCGGGCGGCGAAGGAGACCGGTTCCCTGATGCCGCCGAAACATATCCTGAATGCCCCGACCCGAATGATGAAAGATCAGGGCTACGGTAAGAACTATGCCTATGACCACGACGCGCCGGACGGCTTCTCTGGGCAGAACTACTTCCCGGACACCATGTCGCGCGCCAAGCTGTACCAGCCGGTGGAGCGCGGATTCGAACGCGAGATCAAGAAACGCCTGGACTACTGGGACGGGTTGAGACGAAAGCGGCGACAGGCCGAGATTGAGGATTAG